A DNA window from Bdellovibrio sp. BCCA contains the following coding sequences:
- the lepA gene encoding translation elongation factor 4, with the protein MDPKFIRNFSIIAHIDHGKSTLADGLLSATGALSDREKKDQFLDNMELERERGITIKAQTVCLDFKSKDGNMYQINLIDTPGHVDFSYEVSRSLAACEGAILVVDAAQGVEAQTLANVYLALENNLEIIPVLNKIDLPSADPEGVAKQIEDTVGLDCTGIIHASAKEKIGITDILEAIVEKVPPPKADRSLTPRALIFDSWFDAYQGVVVLVRVMDGVIKKGDKIKFMATDRDYEVLRMGKYKPFPAMQDTLEAGEVGFIICGIKDIRDVQVGDTVTAAKHPATEPLAGFQRIKPMVFAGIFPVVASEYENLKDALDKLCLNDSSLTFEIEKSAALGFGYRCGFLGLLHMEIVQERLEREFNLDLITTAPTVVYRITKTDGTEMMLENPSGMPAETQIVKFEEPYVKVTLHTPTDYIGGILKLCEDKRGIQIKMEYVTDKKVIIEYKLPMNEMVMDFYDRLKSISKGYASLEYEFIGFEESDLVKLDILINGEPIDALSLIVHRSKAQNRGRLLAEKMKELIPRQQYQVAIQAAIGAKIIARETLGAIRKDVTAKCYGGDISRKRKLLEKQKEGKKRMKAIGHVEVPQEAFLAILKVED; encoded by the coding sequence ATGGATCCTAAGTTTATTCGAAACTTTTCAATCATTGCTCACATCGACCATGGTAAATCAACTTTGGCTGACGGGCTTTTGTCTGCAACGGGCGCTCTTTCTGATCGCGAAAAGAAAGATCAATTCCTCGATAACATGGAGCTTGAGCGCGAGCGTGGTATCACGATCAAAGCACAAACAGTCTGCTTAGATTTCAAATCTAAAGACGGCAACATGTATCAAATCAACTTGATCGATACACCGGGGCACGTGGATTTCTCTTACGAAGTCTCTCGTTCTTTGGCGGCCTGTGAAGGTGCGATTCTTGTAGTCGACGCCGCTCAAGGGGTCGAAGCGCAAACGTTGGCAAACGTTTACTTGGCGCTTGAAAACAATCTCGAAATCATTCCTGTTCTAAATAAAATCGATCTTCCGTCGGCTGACCCAGAAGGTGTCGCGAAACAAATCGAAGACACTGTTGGTCTTGATTGCACAGGCATTATCCATGCTTCAGCAAAAGAGAAAATCGGTATCACAGATATTTTGGAAGCCATCGTTGAAAAAGTTCCGCCACCAAAAGCGGATCGCTCTTTAACTCCTCGTGCGCTTATTTTTGACTCTTGGTTCGACGCTTATCAAGGTGTCGTTGTCCTTGTGCGCGTGATGGATGGAGTGATCAAAAAAGGTGACAAGATTAAATTCATGGCTACAGACCGTGACTATGAAGTTTTGCGCATGGGTAAGTACAAACCATTCCCAGCGATGCAAGACACTCTTGAAGCGGGTGAGGTGGGCTTTATCATCTGCGGTATTAAAGACATCCGCGACGTGCAAGTCGGTGACACGGTCACTGCGGCAAAACATCCAGCGACAGAACCTTTGGCAGGTTTCCAAAGAATCAAGCCGATGGTTTTTGCCGGAATCTTCCCGGTTGTGGCGTCTGAGTATGAAAACTTGAAAGACGCTTTGGATAAGCTTTGCTTAAATGACTCTTCTTTGACTTTTGAAATCGAAAAGTCGGCGGCTTTGGGCTTTGGATACCGTTGCGGTTTCTTAGGTCTATTGCACATGGAAATCGTTCAAGAGCGTTTGGAGCGTGAGTTCAATCTTGATTTGATCACAACAGCTCCAACGGTTGTTTATAGAATTACGAAAACAGACGGCACAGAGATGATGCTTGAAAATCCATCAGGCATGCCGGCAGAAACTCAAATTGTGAAGTTTGAAGAGCCTTACGTTAAGGTGACTTTACATACTCCGACGGATTATATCGGTGGTATTTTAAAACTTTGTGAAGACAAACGCGGTATTCAAATCAAAATGGAATACGTGACCGATAAAAAGGTCATCATTGAGTACAAATTGCCAATGAATGAAATGGTCATGGATTTCTATGACCGTTTGAAGTCCATCTCTAAAGGTTATGCCTCTTTGGAATACGAATTCATCGGCTTTGAAGAATCAGACCTGGTGAAGTTGGATATCTTGATCAATGGGGAGCCGATTGACGCCCTTTCTTTGATTGTCCACAGATCCAAGGCGCAAAACCGCGGACGCCTGTTGGCTGAGAAGATGAAAGAGCTCATCCCTCGTCAACAATACCAAGTCGCGATCCAAGCGGCGATCGGTGCCAAGATTATTGCCCGTGAAACTTTGGGAGCGATCAGAAAAGACGTGACCGCGAAGTGTTATGGTGGTGATATTTCTCGTAAGCGTAAACTCTTAGAGAAGCAAAAAGAGGGTAAAAAACGTATGAAGGCCATCGGTCATGTCGAAGTGCCTCAGGAAGCCTTCTTAGCGATCCTTAAGGTGGAGGACTAG
- the lepB gene encoding signal peptidase I: MSDNKNSWNWRTKHFWTEGWGSLFLAVFIALFIRWGFIEAYVIPSGSMLPSLLIHDHIFVNKLTYGLRVPFSENWLVKFNEPKRGEVIVFKYPKDMSTFFIKRIVGEPGDKIYYENGTLFINDKPVDKKVPANLEDFAWLRDADFQRDGNINDNKENYVEFTEELPGGKNHAILLRKGDIYETFGPVTVPDDHLFVMGDNRMNSSDGRVWGFLPKQNILGRAMFVWLSCEETVPALPFLCNPLTIRWGRFFHQVN; this comes from the coding sequence ATGAGTGACAACAAAAATAGCTGGAACTGGCGTACGAAACATTTTTGGACAGAAGGTTGGGGATCTCTTTTCCTGGCTGTCTTTATCGCCCTCTTCATCCGCTGGGGCTTCATTGAAGCTTATGTGATTCCGTCGGGCTCCATGCTGCCGTCTCTTTTAATTCATGATCATATCTTTGTGAATAAATTGACTTACGGTTTGCGCGTTCCGTTCAGCGAAAATTGGTTGGTGAAATTCAACGAACCAAAACGCGGTGAAGTGATCGTGTTCAAATATCCAAAAGATATGAGCACGTTCTTTATCAAACGTATCGTGGGCGAGCCTGGCGATAAGATTTATTATGAAAACGGAACACTTTTCATCAACGACAAACCCGTTGATAAAAAAGTTCCTGCCAATTTGGAAGACTTCGCATGGCTTCGCGATGCCGACTTCCAACGTGACGGCAATATCAACGACAACAAAGAAAACTACGTCGAATTCACGGAAGAACTTCCGGGTGGAAAAAACCACGCGATCCTTCTTCGTAAAGGTGATATCTACGAAACTTTCGGTCCTGTGACAGTGCCTGATGATCATTTGTTCGTGATGGGTGATAACCGCATGAACTCTTCCGATGGCCGTGTGTGGGGATTCCTGCCTAAGCAAAATATCTTGGGACGTGCGATGTTCGTATGGCTTTCTTGTGAAGAGACAGTTCCGGCATTGCCATTCTTGTGCAATCCTTTGACGATCCGTTGGGGCCGCTTCTTCCATCAAGTCAACTAG
- the lepB gene encoding signal peptidase I, with product MTESSNETRNLKGTWNQAILTFLFPILLVMSLRWAVIEPFVIPSGSMIPNLLIHDHILVKKFSYGLHIPFSDKWLAQWATPQRGDIVVFKYPENPEVYYIKRLIGVPGDTVEVKAGRITVNGEKFNLSPFDNPENEKGFNYFQESNGRKEYTVRFLYEEVGDEVQAYKVPEGQYFFMGDNRDQSSDSRFWGFVKNDYIVGKAWVIWLSCNSTLPTMTFVCDPSQIRFNRIFKKLP from the coding sequence ATGACAGAGTCTTCCAACGAAACTCGCAATTTAAAAGGAACGTGGAATCAGGCGATTCTAACGTTCCTTTTTCCGATTTTGCTGGTGATGAGTTTACGTTGGGCGGTCATTGAACCTTTTGTGATTCCTTCGGGAAGTATGATTCCCAATCTTTTGATTCACGATCACATCTTGGTTAAAAAATTCTCTTACGGTTTGCACATTCCATTCAGTGATAAGTGGCTAGCGCAATGGGCGACTCCGCAACGTGGTGACATCGTCGTTTTTAAATACCCTGAAAATCCTGAAGTCTATTACATCAAACGCTTGATCGGCGTTCCTGGCGACACGGTCGAGGTAAAAGCAGGCCGAATCACAGTGAATGGTGAAAAGTTTAATCTGTCTCCGTTCGACAATCCTGAGAATGAAAAAGGTTTTAATTATTTTCAGGAAAGCAACGGACGCAAAGAATACACCGTGCGCTTTCTTTACGAAGAAGTGGGCGACGAGGTCCAAGCTTATAAAGTTCCAGAAGGTCAGTACTTTTTTATGGGCGACAACCGCGATCAATCCAGTGATTCGCGCTTCTGGGGTTTCGTGAAAAACGACTATATCGTCGGCAAAGCCTGGGTGATCTGGCTTTCTTGCAATAGCACTTTGCCAACAATGACATTCGTCTGTGATCCTTCACAGATTCGCTTCAATCGAATTTTCAAAAAGTTACCTTAG
- the lepB gene encoding signal peptidase I, translated as MNRWREYLTTLVLAVLCALFVRNYLVTAYKVPTGSMQPTLKPGDFIFSSRISYGFSIPFSSNKWGATLPERGDLVVFNYPNQPAVNYVKRVIGLPGDRVQIINGRLHINEEALKYEKAREIPGDNPNPELFDIYEEISGQTHWRVIFQKKSEDKDFGPLVVPPGEVFLLGDNRDASDDSRYWGTVPMTQVVGRVVLIWLSLDWQKKWGGDRYPSVRWERVFSPVY; from the coding sequence ATGAACCGTTGGCGGGAATATTTAACAACTTTAGTTTTAGCAGTCTTGTGTGCTCTTTTTGTGCGCAATTATTTGGTGACGGCTTATAAAGTTCCAACAGGTTCTATGCAGCCGACATTAAAGCCGGGCGATTTTATTTTTTCCTCTCGCATCTCTTATGGATTCTCGATTCCATTTTCCTCTAATAAATGGGGCGCGACTTTGCCAGAGCGTGGGGATCTTGTTGTTTTCAACTATCCTAATCAGCCCGCTGTGAATTACGTCAAACGTGTCATTGGTTTGCCCGGCGATCGCGTGCAAATTATCAACGGTCGTCTTCATATTAATGAAGAGGCTTTGAAATATGAAAAAGCTCGGGAAATTCCCGGCGACAATCCAAATCCGGAATTATTTGATATTTACGAAGAGATCTCAGGTCAGACCCACTGGCGTGTGATTTTCCAAAAAAAATCAGAAGACAAAGATTTTGGTCCTTTGGTGGTTCCTCCAGGGGAGGTCTTCTTGCTGGGCGATAATCGTGATGCAAGTGACGACTCGCGCTATTGGGGTACGGTTCCCATGACCCAAGTGGTGGGCCGGGTCGTTTTAATTTGGCTTTCGCTGGATTGGCAAAAGAAATGGGGAGGCGATCGCTACCCTTCAGTGCGTTGGGAAAGAGTTTTTTCTCCGGTGTATTGA
- a CDS encoding aspartate carbamoyltransferase catalytic subunit, whose product MSSRNNKSILDLLSLEKTKIDSLFSVADKLSANESIPFEGFGKTGALLFFEASTRTRMSFETACARLGIYPLLFDGKSGTSLEKGETLEDTVLNVDAMKPSFLVIRSGDDLDLKALSEKVQCPILNAGWGKKGHPTQALLDAYTIRKHLGTCDGQKVLIVGDVRHSRVAASHFELAKKLNYEVALCGPKEFLPETGTYKVFSSLKEGLQWATVAMTLRVQLERHSSQYSLADYREHYGFTVKNLKDLSSKALIMHPGPINQGTELDSEVLQDPRCKVLNQVSNGVLIRQSLIYTTLSEGK is encoded by the coding sequence ATGTCATCTAGAAATAATAAATCCATTCTCGATCTGCTTTCTCTTGAAAAAACAAAAATCGACTCCCTATTTTCCGTGGCAGACAAGCTGTCTGCGAATGAGTCTATTCCCTTTGAGGGCTTCGGCAAAACCGGAGCCCTTTTGTTTTTTGAGGCCAGCACAAGAACTCGAATGAGCTTTGAAACGGCTTGCGCAAGACTAGGAATTTATCCTCTGCTTTTTGATGGAAAATCCGGAACCAGCCTCGAAAAAGGCGAAACTCTGGAAGACACTGTTCTCAATGTCGATGCGATGAAGCCAAGCTTTTTGGTGATTCGCTCCGGAGACGATTTGGATCTCAAAGCCCTTTCGGAAAAAGTTCAATGTCCTATTCTGAATGCAGGTTGGGGTAAAAAAGGTCATCCGACACAGGCGTTGCTTGATGCTTACACAATTCGCAAACATCTTGGTACTTGTGATGGACAAAAAGTTTTAATCGTCGGTGATGTTCGTCACAGTCGTGTGGCGGCTTCACATTTTGAGTTGGCGAAAAAATTAAACTACGAAGTCGCACTCTGCGGGCCGAAAGAATTTTTACCAGAGACGGGAACTTACAAAGTGTTCTCTTCTTTAAAAGAAGGTCTTCAGTGGGCGACAGTGGCCATGACTTTACGAGTGCAACTTGAGCGTCATTCTTCGCAGTATTCCTTGGCCGATTATCGTGAACACTACGGATTCACGGTGAAAAACTTGAAAGATTTGTCATCGAAAGCGTTGATCATGCATCCGGGGCCGATCAATCAAGGAACGGAATTGGATTCTGAAGTTTTACAAGATCCGCGCTGCAAAGTTTTGAATCAGGTTTCTAACGGCGTTTTGATTCGCCAAAGTCTTATCTACACGACATTGTCGGAGGGGAAATAA
- the carA gene encoding glutamine-hydrolyzing carbamoyl-phosphate synthase small subunit: MKGYLVLETGEVYEGRWNGGEDRAGEVVFNTSHSGYEEIATDPSYFTQIVVMTAPMQGNYGIEDDVWESRRLWIEGFICLEIQDTERDQAWKKRLTENKIPLVTELDTRNLVLRLRKGTPWGALVQASSEQEARNKAVSLIAAKKTMDKDWVYLTSRKETETRRGENMVGPRIAVLDFGAKENILRELQKRCSEVKVFNSRASVQDILAYNPDGIMLTNGPGDPADVKIATGTVRELLGVKPIFGICMGHQILGLALGAKTYKLKFGHRGSNHPIRDTLLNQIYMSSQNHGYAVEAESLPPDAQVTQTNLNDGTVAGFYSEKRKYLGIQYHPESCPGPHEATGLFSYFIERMI; this comes from the coding sequence ATGAAGGGTTATCTCGTTCTTGAAACAGGTGAAGTGTACGAGGGACGTTGGAATGGCGGAGAAGATCGCGCTGGTGAAGTCGTCTTTAACACTTCTCATTCAGGTTACGAGGAAATTGCCACAGATCCTTCTTATTTCACTCAGATCGTTGTGATGACAGCTCCCATGCAAGGCAATTACGGCATCGAAGACGACGTCTGGGAATCGCGCCGCCTTTGGATTGAGGGATTTATTTGTCTAGAAATTCAAGACACCGAACGCGATCAAGCTTGGAAAAAACGTCTCACAGAAAATAAAATTCCTCTGGTTACAGAGCTTGATACTAGAAATTTAGTTTTGCGTCTTCGCAAAGGAACTCCGTGGGGCGCGCTTGTTCAGGCTTCATCCGAACAAGAAGCCCGCAACAAAGCGGTTTCGTTGATTGCAGCAAAAAAGACCATGGATAAAGATTGGGTTTATCTCACTTCTCGTAAAGAAACAGAAACTCGCCGTGGAGAAAACATGGTGGGTCCTCGTATTGCGGTTCTTGATTTTGGCGCTAAAGAAAACATTCTTCGCGAATTGCAAAAGCGTTGCTCCGAAGTGAAGGTTTTTAATAGCCGGGCTTCTGTGCAGGATATTTTGGCGTATAATCCCGATGGAATTATGCTCACAAATGGGCCCGGCGATCCCGCTGATGTGAAAATCGCCACAGGCACGGTCCGCGAACTTTTAGGTGTGAAACCGATTTTTGGGATCTGCATGGGCCATCAAATCCTCGGTCTGGCCCTGGGGGCTAAGACCTATAAATTAAAGTTCGGTCATCGAGGCAGCAATCACCCAATTCGCGACACTCTGCTTAATCAAATTTATATGAGCAGTCAAAACCATGGATACGCTGTAGAGGCGGAAAGTCTGCCTCCTGACGCCCAAGTGACACAGACCAATCTCAATGATGGCACTGTGGCAGGTTTTTATAGTGAAAAGAGGAAGTATTTAGGAATACAATATCATCCGGAAAGTTGCCCAGGCCCGCATGAAGCGACCGGGCTGTTTAGTTACTTTATTGAGCGGATGATATGA